A single genomic interval of Armigeres subalbatus isolate Guangzhou_Male chromosome 1, GZ_Asu_2, whole genome shotgun sequence harbors:
- the LOC134205970 gene encoding uncharacterized protein LOC134205970 — MPVSDLRALVKQERHAWITMENIEEFLETYDEVRDKCVVQFRMQKLDEVYDKYCEVRVQIEVQTDDLDIQDAAKDESGESRPQDMAEARKRENEEIFKEFENKYFRLKQQLFSKTVGNAGDVSARQTVVKRVNHNGYSLIHDNNQLNCIDKFNYLRTSLKDEAQLQINQIQVSSANYALAWTTLEAKYENHKLIAQEHLRAIFAVAPMKVEDYQGLNHLLTTFRVNLQQLEKLGDITDNWGTLLAFMLSQKLDDDTMRHWETHHSSKDIPSYKPMVEFLEKHCAILQSTSARRSIEFKRPVKSQVVHAAVSSDAICQVCNGGSHSIEQCRRFGKMKVIDRKMIVRKLGLCLQCLRSGHFVMDCSRSACGKCGGNHHYMLHPYVAPVSQEQASSQPSSQVQTKRPQVANPPSQHSYQAQTRNNSHNNPQPTQTPSTSSQYVRLIPPTNTPTIHHTATTSETHHQSSIALLSIAIVKLGDRHGNTVFARALLDNGSQICIMSESLSQKLKFQRDRENLPVKKGVGGCSSVSKQAVLATISSCNSSYVSCELKFYVLSKITSNLPQQSFDISSCHLPEGISLADPNFNESGAVDVILGAVIFYDLLLDSQRKLPGSGLILRNTQLGWIVAGSIPDASVVSYNTVASAPVTTEELREELARFWELESCRTKSCLSIEESACEAIFKETTTRDSDGKFRVTLPKRKNMIEKLGKSKLIAKKRFLSMEKRLDANTEMKALYTAFMHEYLQMGHMQEVVNGSEDEVSTQEYYIPHHRMVWQSEQDQQLHKIFWRNTSQEPLRTFKLTTETYGTSSAPYLATRCLNQCAEEGADRYPVGSRVVKRSFYVDDMLAGSNTIEEGILLCKEVLELLKGSGFNLRKWNSNNSQILRTIPSHLRDDRELLDLDEKTTVKTLGITWEPATDTLWIKVPDLRPSGPITHRVVLSEIARLFDPYGLVGPVVVQGKIFLQELWKGKYSWDEPLSEELQSRWLEFKTNLRELDTVSVPRWIGLGKDIISCEFHGFSDASDKAYGAAVYLRCMDRNGNITVNLLMAKSKIAPLEDLSRRKKRQSTPRLELSAALLLAHLYEYVSTSMAIEAKSFFWIDSTIVKCWISSHPSSWQAFVANRVSEIQHTTKDGAWNHAPGSRILRI, encoded by the exons ATGCCAGTGTCCGATTTACGAGCTCTTGTGAAGCAGGAGCGTCATGCGTGGATTACTATGGAGAACATTGAGGAGTTCTTGGAAACGTATGACGAAGTGCGTGATAAGTGCGTAGTGCAGTTTCGCATGCAGAAACTTGACGAAGTGTACGACAAGTATTGTGAAGTGCGAGTACAAATTGAGGTTCAAACCGACGATCTGGATATACAGGATGCAGCTAAGGATGAATCCGGTGAAAGTAGACCGCAGGACATGGCTGAGGCTCGGAAGAGGGAAAACGAAGAAATCTTTAAAGAGTTCGAGAATAAATATTTCAGGCTGAAGCAGCAGTTATTTTCGAAGACGGTCGGAAACGCTGGAGATGTGTCAGCACGGCAAACGGTGGTCAAGCGTGTCAACCATAACGGATAT TCATTGATCCATGACAACAATCAGTTGAATTGCATTGACAAGTTCAACTATCTTCGAACGTCATTGAAGGATGAAGCTCAACTCCAGATCAACCAAATCCAGGTCAGCTCTGCAAACTATGCCCTTGCTTGGACCACTCTGGAGGCCAAATACGAGAATCACAAGCTGATTGCTCAAGAACACTTGAGAGCCATTTTCGCGGTTGCTCCGATGAAGGTGGAAGActatcagggattgaatcatcTCCTAACGACATTTAGGGTCAATTTGCAGCAGCTGGAGAAGCTAGGAGACATTACCGACAACTGGGGTACGCTACTCGCGTTCATGCTTTCCCAGAAGCTTGATGACGATACGATGCGACACTGGGAAACGCACCACAGTTCGAAGGACATTCCATCGTACAAGCCTATGGTGGAGTTCCTGGAAAAACACTGTGCTATTCTTCAGTCCACGTCAGCGCGAAGGAGCATCGAGTTCAAGAGGCCGGTTAAGAGTCAAGTGGTTCATGCTGCAGTGTCATCTGATGCGATTTGCCAAGTCTGCAACGGTGGATCGCATTCCATTGAGCAGTGTAGACGCTTCGGGAAAATGAAGGTCATCGATAGGAAGATGATCGTGCGGAAGCTTGGATTGTGTCTGCAGTGTCTGCGATCTGGACACTTTGTCATGGATTGTTCGAGGTCTGCTTGTGGCAAATGCGGAGGAAatcatcattatatgcttcatCCATACGTCGCTCCGGTGAGCCAGGAGCAAGCTTCAAGCCAACCCTCCTCCCAAGTCCAAACGAAGAGACCTCAAGTCGCGAACCCACCGTCACAGCACTCATATCAGGCCCAAACCCGGAACAATTCACACAACAACCCACAGCCTACACAAACACCAAGTACATCTTCGCAGTATGTACGCTTGATACCTCCCACCAATACTCCTACAATACACCACACTGCTACAACATCCGAAACACACCATCAGTCAAGCATTGCGCTTCTGTCTATCGCTATCGTAAAACTTGGTGATCGTCACGGAAACACCGTATTTGCGCGCGCTTTGCTGGACAACGGTTCACAGATCTGTATTATGTCCGAGTCGTTGTCTCAGAAGTTGAAGTTCCAGCGAGATCGAGAAAATTTGCCTGTGAAAAAAGGTGTGGGTGGTTGTTCGTCTGTCAGCAAGCAAGCAGTGTTAGCTACAATTTCTTCGTGCAATTCGTCGTACGTGTCGTGTGAACTGAAGTTCTATGTGCTGTCGAAGATTACGTCGAACCTGCCGCAGCAAAGCTTCGATATTTCCTCGTGTCATTTACCGGAGGGAATTTCTTTGGCGGATCCAAACTTCAACGAGTCTGGGGCGGTTGACGTGATTTTGGGTGCGGTTATCTTCTACGACCTCCTGTTGGACTCACAGCGAAAGCTCCCTGGTTCGGGATTGATTCTTCGGAACACACAGCTGGGATGGATTGTTGCCGGAAGTATTCCAGATGCCTCTGTGGTCAGCTACAACACGGTAGCATCTGCGCCTGTGACTACGGAAGAACTCCGTGAGGAACTAGCGAGGTTCTGGGAGCTGGAATCATGTCGCACGAAGAGCTGTCTGTCCATCGAGGAGTCTGCATGCGAAGCTATTTTTAAGGAGACAACTACCAGAGATTCAGATGGCAAATTTCGAGTAACGCTGCCGAAGAGAAAGAACATGATCGAGAAGTTGGGAAAATCGAAGCTGATAGCGAAGAAACGTTTCCTGTCAATGGAGAAACGGTTGGACGCCAACACAGAAATGAAGGCGCTATACACAGCTTTCATGCACGAATACTTGCAAATGGGTCACATGCAAGAAGTCGTAAACGGCAGCGAAGATGAAGTTTCTACTCAGGAATATTATATCCCGCACCACCGGATGGTATGGCAAAGCGAGCAGGATCAGCAGCTGCACAAAATATTCTGGAGAAATACGTCCCAGGAGCCATTGCGGACGTTTAAGCTCACCACTGAGACGTATGGTACGTCATCAGCACCCTACCTGGCTACTCGGTGCCTAAACCAGTGTGCCGAAGAAGGAGCGGATCGCTATCCCGTTGGATCTAGGGTGGTCAAACGGAGCTTCTATGTGGATGACATGCTAGCAGGATCGAATACAATCGAAGAAGGCATTCTACTGTGCAAGGAAGTTCTGGAGCTTCTGAAGGGGTCAGGATTCAACCTGAGAAAGTGGAATTCCAACAATTCGCAGATTTTGAGAACGATTCCTTCCCATCTGAGAGACGATCGTGAACTTCTGGACTTGGACGAGAAGACAACTGTCAAGACGCTGGGCATTACCTGGGAGCCAGCTACCGACACGCTATGGATCAAAGTTCCTGATTTGAGGCCAAGTGGGCCAATCACGCACCGTGTGGTGCTATCAGAGATAGCTCGTTTGTTTGATCCATATGGGTTAGTTGGTCCGGTGGTGGTCCAGGGGAAaatattccttcaagagttgTGGAAGGGAAAATACTCGTGGGATGAGCCACTCAGCGAAGAACTTCAGTCACGATGGTTGgagttcaaaaccaatcttCGAGAGTTGGACACGGTATCTGTTCCTCGGTGGATCGGTTTAGGTAAAGATATTATCTCGTGCGAGTTCCATGGATTCAGCGATGCAAGCGATAAGGCGTACGGTGCAGCGGTTTATTTGCGCTGTATGGACCGAAACGGAAATATTACCGTCAACCTGCTGATGGCAAAATCTAAGATTGCGCCATTGGAGGATCTCagcagaagaaagaaaaggcAGTCCACGCCCAGGCTGGAGCTATCTGCAGCGCTACTGTTGGCGCACTTGTACGAATATGTCTCAACCAGTATGGCGATTGAAGCGAAGTCATTCTTCTGGATTGATTCTACAATTGTCAAATGCTGGATTTCCTCACACCCGTCAAGCTGGCAAGCTTTCGTGGCCAACCGTGTATCGGAGATACAGCACACCACAAAGGATGGTGCTTGGAACCATGCTCCTGGGTCGAGAATCCTGCGGATATGA
- the LOC134205971 gene encoding uncharacterized protein LOC134205971, whose protein sequence is MDTQYWPVSTLAPEQQFDSVTLEERPLLSAVLQIMPPNEIFTLRSTLLNTIRITAWIRRFSFNCKPRNKFQRRCGIITAAEHEAALLVLVQLAQSECFPLELSDLASKNEVRTTSKLRNLNPIMVDGTLCVGGRLGNAPVSRGRRHPIILDSRHPLTKLIVIDYHHRLLHAGPQLMISCIRERFWPLSVRNLAKRVTHECVKCFRAKPTVHEQLMGDLPIERVSPAPAFQRVGIDYCGPFELQPATRKGAPVKCYLCVFVCMACKAVHIEVVMDLTTEAFLAALRRFVARRGKPIEIYCDNATNFVGARRQLSELDRMFQRQQLQEQLCAETSRDSITFKFIPAKLPNFGGLWEAAVKSLKGHMKRVIGNRMLKPDEMHTVVAQIEPCRNSRPLIPLSNDPNDLEALTPGHFLV, encoded by the coding sequence ATGGATACACAGTATTGGCCAGTAAGCACGCTGGCTCCAGAACAGCAATTCGATTCGGTGACCCTGGAGGAAAGACCGCTACTGTCAGCCGTTCTTCAGATTATGCCTCCGAATGAAATCTTCACGTTGCGATCGACTCTGCTGAATACTATACGCATAACTGCTTGGATCCGTCGGTTCTCGTTCAACTGCAAACCCCGAAACAAATTTCAGCGAAGGTGCGGCATCATAACAGCCGCCGAACACGAAGCAGCATTACTAGTTTTGGTGCAACTCGCCCAATCGGAATGCTTTCCGCTGGAATTGTCTGATCTTGCGTCAAAAAATGAAGTCAGAACAACATCGAAGCTCCGAAACCTCAACCCGATAATGGTTGATGGGACACTATGCGTTGGCGGCCGGCTTGGAAATGCTCCAGTTTCGCGAGGGCGTAGACACCCGATTATCCTGGATAGCCGCCATCCTTTAACGAAGCTAATCGTAATCGACTACCATCACCGACTGCTCCATGCAGGGCCTCAGTTGATGATATCCTGCATACGGGAAAGATTCTGGCCACTGAGTGTGAGAAACTTGGCCAAAAGGGTGACGCATGAATGCGTCAAATGTTTTAGAGCGAAACCAACGGTTCACGAGCAGCTGATGGGAGATTTGCCGATTGAGAGAGTTTCGCCTGCTCCTGCCTTCCAACGGGTGGGAATTGACTACTGTGGACCCTTCGAACTGCAGCCTGCAACGAGGAAAGGCGCTCCTGTGAAATGTTACCTCTGCGTGTTCGTTTGCATGGCGTGCAAAGCCGTACACATCGAGGTAGTTATGGACCTAACTACAGAAGCATTCCTTGCCGCTCTGAGAAGATTCGTCGCCAGACGTGGGAAACCAATCGAAATCTACTGTGACAATGCGACAAATTTCGTTGGAGCACGGAGGCAGCTGAGTGAGTTAGACCGCATGTTTCAGCGACAGCAACTTCAAGAGCAGCTTTGCGCAGAAACCTCAAGAGACTCGATAACGTTCAAATTCATACCGGCCAAGTTACCCAATTTTGGCGGCTTGTGGGAAGCTGCGGTGAAATCGCTGAAGGGCCATATGAAAAGGGTCATTGGTAACAGGATGCTGAAACCTGATGAGATGCACACCGTCGTAGCTCAAATAGAGCCATGCCGCAATTCGAGACCTTTGATTCCGCTTAGCAACGATCCGAACGATTTGGAAGCATTAACTCCAGGCCATTTCCTGGTGTAG